In a genomic window of Streptomyces katrae:
- a CDS encoding maltokinase N-terminal cap-like domain-containing protein: MSEAASARSRLTADPAAGIGPLEPMLREWLPAQRWFAGKGRGIGRLRPVSAAELLPPGSVPGLLHLLLDVDGDCYQLLLGIRPSPLPPALAPTLIGHPRSGPYAGMAVYAALGDPRLAAMLLERLRSPGTLGPLRFDRDPHTPIEAGLTPRPLSGEQTNSSLIYGDSYILKVFRRVGPGINPDLELPRALAAAGCARVPAPVAWYEAAPGGGEPLTLGVLQPYLRGSDDGWQLALRRLGAGADFTAEAHALGRATAEVHSALADALPTLALGPEQTARLAAGMTARLAATAREVPALRPFEAGLRGAFDALAASRGAGVPAQRIHGDLHLGQTLRTADGSWALIDFEGEPARPLADRRRPEPAVRDIAGILRSFDYAARSHRPFAPAWADACRAAFCEGYARTTGRDPREDPVLLRAYETDKAVYEARYEFRHRPDWLHVPMAAIRRLSAPERPAHRMPPPLPGTAPHPKPPRRPLA; this comes from the coding sequence ATGTCGGAGGCTGCATCCGCCCGGAGCCGGCTGACGGCCGACCCGGCCGCCGGGATCGGCCCGCTCGAACCGATGCTGCGGGAATGGCTGCCCGCGCAACGCTGGTTCGCGGGAAAGGGACGCGGGATCGGCCGGCTCAGGCCCGTCTCGGCCGCCGAGCTGCTGCCGCCGGGCTCCGTCCCGGGCCTGCTGCACCTGCTGCTCGACGTGGACGGGGACTGCTACCAACTGCTGCTGGGCATCCGCCCGTCCCCGCTGCCCCCCGCCCTCGCCCCCACCCTGATCGGCCACCCCCGGTCCGGCCCGTACGCCGGGATGGCCGTGTACGCCGCCCTGGGCGACCCCCGGCTCGCCGCCATGCTGCTGGAGCGGCTGCGCTCCCCCGGAACCCTGGGGCCGCTGCGCTTCGACCGGGACCCGCACACCCCGATCGAGGCCGGGCTCACCCCCCGGCCGCTGTCCGGGGAGCAGACCAACTCCTCGCTGATCTACGGGGATTCGTACATCCTGAAGGTGTTCCGCCGGGTCGGCCCCGGGATCAACCCGGACCTGGAGCTGCCCAGAGCCCTCGCCGCCGCCGGCTGCGCCCGCGTCCCCGCCCCGGTGGCCTGGTACGAGGCCGCGCCGGGCGGTGGAGAACCGTTGACCCTGGGCGTGCTCCAGCCCTACCTGCGCGGTTCCGACGACGGCTGGCAGCTGGCCCTGCGCCGGCTCGGCGCCGGCGCCGACTTCACCGCCGAGGCACACGCCCTGGGCCGGGCCACCGCCGAGGTGCACAGCGCCCTGGCCGACGCCCTGCCCACCCTGGCCCTCGGTCCCGAGCAGACGGCCCGGCTCGCCGCCGGGATGACCGCGCGGCTGGCCGCCACCGCCCGCGAGGTGCCCGCGCTGCGGCCCTTCGAGGCCGGGCTGCGCGGCGCCTTCGACGCCCTGGCCGCCTCGCGGGGGGCCGGGGTGCCCGCCCAGCGCATCCACGGGGACCTGCACCTGGGCCAGACCCTGCGCACCGCCGACGGCAGCTGGGCGCTGATCGACTTCGAGGGCGAGCCGGCCCGCCCGCTGGCCGACCGGCGCCGGCCCGAACCGGCCGTCCGCGACATCGCCGGGATACTGCGCTCCTTCGACTACGCCGCCCGCTCGCACCGGCCCTTCGCCCCCGCCTGGGCGGACGCCTGCCGGGCCGCGTTCTGCGAGGGCTACGCCCGCACCACCGGCCGCGACCCGCGCGAGGACCCGGTCCTGCTGCGCGCGTACGAGACCGACAAGGCCGTGTACGAGGCCCGCTACGAGTTCCGGCACCGCCCCGACTGGCTGCACGTCCCGATGGCGGCGATCCGCCGGCTGTCGGCGCCCGAACGCCCCGCACACCGCATGCCCCCGCCCCTTCCCGGCACCGCCCCCCACCCGAAGCCCCCGAGGAGGCCGCTCGCGTGA
- the treS gene encoding maltose alpha-D-glucosyltransferase yields the protein MMINDPVPDTFEDTPAKDRDPDWFKRAVFYEVLVRSFHDSNGDGVGDLKGLTQKLDYLQWLGIDCLWLPPFFASPLRDGGYDVSDYTAVLPEFGDLADFVEFVDAAHSRGMRVIIDFVMNHTSDQHEWFQQSRKDPDGPYGDYYMWADNDKQYQDARIIFIDTETSNWTYDPVRKQYYWHRFFSHQPDLNFENPAVQEEIISALRFWLDLGIDGFRLDAVPYLYAEEGTNCENLPRTHALLKRVRAEIDAHYPDTVLLAEANQWPEDVVDYFGDYAAGGDECHMAFHFPVMPRIFMAVRRESRYPVSEILAKTPAIPDRCQWGIFLRNHDELTLEMVTDEERDYMYSEYAKDPRMRANIGIRRRLAPLLDNDRNQIELFTALLLSLPGSPILYYGDEIGMGDNIWLGDRDGVRTPMQWTPDRNAGFSSCDPGRLNLPVIMDPVYGYQVTNVEAAMASPSSLLHWTRRLIEIRKVNPAFGLGSYTELPSSNPAVLAFLREYGDDLVLCVHNFSRFAQPTELDLRSFNGRVPVELTGDVRFPPIGEWPYLLTLAGHGFYWFRLRRE from the coding sequence ATGATGATCAACGATCCCGTCCCCGACACCTTCGAGGACACCCCCGCCAAGGACCGCGACCCCGACTGGTTCAAGCGGGCCGTCTTCTACGAGGTCCTGGTCCGCTCCTTCCACGACAGCAACGGCGACGGCGTCGGGGACCTCAAGGGGCTCACCCAGAAGCTGGACTACCTCCAGTGGCTGGGCATCGACTGCCTGTGGCTGCCGCCGTTCTTCGCCTCGCCGCTGCGCGACGGGGGCTACGACGTCTCCGACTACACCGCCGTGCTCCCCGAGTTCGGAGACCTCGCCGACTTCGTGGAGTTCGTGGACGCCGCGCACAGCCGCGGCATGCGGGTGATCATCGACTTCGTCATGAACCACACCAGCGACCAGCACGAGTGGTTCCAGCAGTCCCGCAAGGACCCGGACGGGCCCTACGGGGACTACTACATGTGGGCGGACAACGACAAGCAGTACCAGGACGCCCGGATCATCTTCATCGACACCGAGACCTCGAACTGGACCTACGACCCGGTCCGCAAGCAGTACTACTGGCACCGCTTCTTCTCGCACCAGCCGGACCTCAACTTCGAGAACCCGGCCGTGCAGGAGGAGATCATCTCCGCGCTGCGGTTCTGGCTCGACCTCGGCATCGACGGCTTCCGCCTCGACGCCGTGCCCTACCTGTACGCCGAGGAGGGCACCAACTGCGAGAACCTGCCCCGCACCCACGCGCTCCTCAAGCGGGTCAGGGCGGAGATCGACGCGCACTACCCGGACACCGTCCTTCTCGCCGAGGCCAACCAGTGGCCCGAGGACGTCGTGGACTACTTCGGGGACTACGCGGCCGGCGGCGACGAGTGCCACATGGCCTTCCACTTCCCGGTCATGCCGCGCATCTTCATGGCCGTGCGCCGCGAGTCGCGCTATCCCGTCTCGGAGATCCTGGCCAAGACCCCGGCGATCCCGGACCGCTGCCAGTGGGGCATCTTCCTGCGCAACCACGACGAGCTCACCCTCGAAATGGTCACGGACGAAGAGCGCGACTACATGTACTCCGAGTACGCCAAGGACCCCCGGATGCGCGCCAACATCGGCATCCGGCGCCGGCTCGCGCCGCTCCTGGACAACGACCGCAACCAGATCGAGCTGTTCACCGCCCTGCTGCTGTCCCTGCCCGGCTCGCCGATCCTCTACTACGGCGACGAGATCGGCATGGGCGACAACATCTGGCTGGGCGACCGCGACGGCGTGCGCACGCCGATGCAGTGGACCCCCGACCGCAACGCCGGTTTCTCCTCCTGCGATCCGGGAAGGCTGAACCTGCCGGTCATCATGGACCCCGTCTACGGGTACCAGGTCACCAACGTCGAGGCGGCCATGGCGTCGCCCTCCTCACTGCTGCACTGGACCCGCAGGCTCATCGAGATCCGCAAGGTGAACCCCGCCTTCGGACTCGGCTCGTACACCGAACTGCCCTCGTCCAACCCGGCCGTCCTCGCGTTCCTGCGCGAGTACGGGGACGACCTGGTGCTGTGCGTGCACAACTTCTCGCGCTTCGCGCAGCCCACCGAGCTGGACCTGCGGTCCTTCAACGGGCGGGTACCGGTGGAGCTCACGGGTGACGTGCGCTTCCCGCCGATCGGTGAATGGCCGTACCTGCTGACCCTGGCGGGCCACGGCTTCTACTGGTTCCGCCTGCGCCGGGAGTAG
- a CDS encoding alpha-1,4-glucan--maltose-1-phosphate maltosyltransferase yields MIGRIPVLDVLPAVDCGARPAKAVVDEVFEISATVFREGHDAVSAHVVLRDPSGRLRPPVPMRELAPGTDRWCARVSAEVEGRWTYTVEAWSDPVATWRAHAAVKVPAGIDTGLLFLEGAELYERAAAKVPKRDGREAVLAAADAMRNEDLTVEARHAAALAPAVDAALARRPYRELVTSAKALPLLVERKRALFGSWYEMFPRSEGAVVEPGSAPVSGTFRTAADRLPAIAAMGFDVVYLPPIHPIGSTFRKGPNNTLSAGSWDPGVPWAIGSPEGGHDAVHPDLGTLEDFDAFVARARELRMEIALDFALQCSPDHPWVEKHPEWFRHRADGTIAYAENPPKKYQDIYPVHFDNDMAGIVEETCRILRHWMDHGVRIFRVDNPHTKPVVFWQKVIADINKSDPDVIFLAEAFTRPAMMRALASVGFQQSYTYFTWRNTKAELTEYLTELSGTRSASVMRPNFFVNTPDILHEYLQKGGRPAFEVRAVLAATLSPTWGVYAGYELCENEPVREGSEEYLNSEKYELRPRDWAAADREGRSIAPLITALNRLRRRNPALQQLRDIHFHATDNEQVIAYSKHAGGNSVLVVVNLDPHHTQEATVSLDMPVLGLDWHGSLAVRDELTGETYHWGRANYVRLEPGRTPAHVLAALRPSPPTGGSPTT; encoded by the coding sequence ATGATCGGTCGCATTCCCGTGCTGGACGTCCTCCCCGCCGTCGACTGCGGCGCCAGACCCGCCAAAGCGGTGGTGGACGAGGTCTTCGAGATTTCCGCCACCGTGTTCCGGGAGGGTCACGACGCCGTTTCCGCCCATGTGGTCCTGCGCGATCCGAGCGGGCGGCTGCGCCCGCCGGTGCCGATGCGCGAGCTGGCCCCCGGTACCGACCGCTGGTGTGCCCGGGTGTCCGCCGAGGTCGAGGGGAGGTGGACGTACACCGTCGAGGCGTGGAGCGATCCGGTCGCCACCTGGCGGGCCCATGCCGCGGTCAAGGTCCCGGCGGGCATCGACACCGGGCTGCTGTTCCTGGAAGGCGCCGAGCTCTACGAGCGGGCGGCCGCGAAGGTTCCCAAGCGCGACGGGCGCGAGGCCGTGCTGGCCGCGGCCGATGCGATGCGCAACGAGGACCTGACCGTGGAGGCGCGCCACGCGGCGGCGCTCGCCCCGGCCGTCGACGCGGCGCTGGCCCGGCGCCCGTACCGGGAGCTGGTGACCTCCGCGAAGGCGCTGCCGCTGCTGGTCGAGCGCAAGCGGGCCCTCTTCGGCTCCTGGTACGAGATGTTCCCCCGCTCCGAGGGAGCGGTGGTGGAGCCCGGCTCGGCCCCTGTCAGCGGCACCTTCCGGACCGCCGCCGACCGGCTTCCGGCCATCGCCGCGATGGGGTTCGACGTGGTGTACCTGCCGCCGATCCACCCGATCGGGTCGACCTTCCGCAAGGGCCCCAACAACACGCTGTCAGCGGGTAGTTGGGATCCCGGAGTGCCGTGGGCCATCGGTTCCCCGGAGGGCGGGCACGACGCCGTCCACCCGGACCTCGGGACGCTGGAGGACTTCGACGCCTTCGTGGCGCGCGCCCGTGAGCTGCGGATGGAGATCGCCCTGGACTTCGCCCTCCAGTGCTCCCCGGACCACCCCTGGGTGGAGAAGCACCCGGAGTGGTTCCGCCACCGGGCCGACGGGACGATCGCCTACGCCGAGAACCCGCCGAAGAAGTACCAGGACATCTACCCGGTCCACTTCGACAACGACATGGCCGGGATCGTGGAGGAGACCTGCCGGATCCTGCGCCACTGGATGGACCACGGGGTCCGGATCTTCCGCGTCGACAACCCGCACACCAAGCCGGTCGTCTTCTGGCAGAAGGTGATCGCGGACATCAACAAGAGCGATCCCGACGTGATCTTCCTGGCGGAGGCCTTCACCCGGCCCGCGATGATGCGCGCGCTCGCCTCGGTCGGCTTCCAGCAGTCGTACACGTACTTCACCTGGCGCAACACCAAGGCCGAGCTGACCGAGTACCTGACCGAGCTGTCCGGGACCCGTTCGGCCTCCGTGATGCGGCCGAACTTCTTCGTCAACACGCCCGACATCCTCCACGAGTACCTCCAGAAGGGCGGCCGCCCCGCCTTCGAGGTCCGCGCGGTCCTCGCCGCCACCCTCTCCCCCACCTGGGGCGTCTACGCCGGCTACGAGCTGTGCGAGAACGAGCCGGTGCGCGAGGGCAGCGAGGAGTACCTGAACTCCGAGAAGTACGAACTGCGCCCCCGCGACTGGGCGGCGGCCGACCGCGAGGGCCGTTCCATCGCCCCGCTGATCACGGCCCTGAACCGGCTGCGCCGGCGCAACCCGGCCCTCCAGCAGCTACGGGACATCCACTTCCACGCGACCGACAACGAACAGGTGATCGCCTATTCGAAGCACGCGGGAGGAAATTCCGTACTGGTGGTCGTCAACCTCGACCCGCACCACACCCAGGAGGCGACGGTCTCGTTGGACATGCCGGTACTCGGCCTCGACTGGCACGGGTCCCTCGCGGTGCGCGACGAGCTCACCGGCGAGACCTACCACTGGGGCAGGGCGAACTACGTACGCCTGGAGCCGGGCCGCACGCCCGCGCACGTACTGGCCGCCCTGCGACCGTCCCCGCCCACCGGAGGGTCACCCACCACATGA
- the glgP gene encoding alpha-glucan family phosphorylase codes for MKAIRRFTVRPVLPEPLMPLAELARNLRWSWHTETRELFQSVDPEGWRAAGGDPVRLLGSVSAARLSELAADRRFLRRLAVAVADLDDYLHGGRWYQTHENNGGLPAAIAYFSPEFGITAALPQYSGGLGILAGDHLKAASDLGVPIVGVGLLYRHGYFRQSLSRDGWQQEHYPVLDPQELPLSLLRQEDGTPARVTLALPGGRSLHAHIWQARVGRVPLLLLDSDVEDNDAGAREVTDRLYGGGSDHRLLQEMLLGIGGVRAVRAYCRITGHPAPEVFHTNEGHAGFLGLERIRELEGERGLGFEAAVEAVRAGTVFTTHTPVPAGIDRFERSLVARHFGDGGELAGLPVDRILELGAESYPGGDPGVFNMAVMGLRLAQRANGVSTLHGAVSRGMFAGLWPGFDAADVPITSVTNGVHAPTWVAPEVMRLGTRQIGAGRTEDALAVGGSTRWDAVAQIADQDVWDVRRSLREQLVQEVRDRLRASWKQRGAADAELGWVDGVLDPDVLTIGFARRVPSYKRLTLMLRDPDRLRALLLDPDRPVQIVVAGKAHPADDGGKRLVQELVRFSDDPRVRHRIVFLPDYGMAMAQKLYPGCDVWLNNPLRPLEACGTSGMKAALNGCLNLSVLDGWWDEWFEPDFGWAIPTADGLGTDEERRDDLEAAALYELIENRVAPRFYDRSGRSGLPDRWIEMVRRTLVSLGPKVLAGRMVREYVERIYAPAALSHRALTADAARDLAWWKGRIRAAWPRVAVEHVEAVAATPVGGTAELGATLTLRVRVALDALAPEDVEVQAVAGRVDAQDVIKDGRAFPLKPSAGPDLEGRWVYEGPLALDRTGPFGYTVRVLPTHPLLATPAELGLVAGPVVDAERAGGVLLR; via the coding sequence GTGAAGGCTATCCGTCGATTCACCGTGCGCCCCGTCCTCCCCGAGCCCCTCATGCCACTCGCCGAACTCGCGCGCAACCTGCGCTGGTCGTGGCATACGGAAACCCGCGAACTCTTCCAATCCGTCGACCCCGAGGGCTGGCGGGCCGCCGGCGGCGACCCCGTCCGACTGCTCGGCTCCGTCTCCGCCGCCCGGCTCTCCGAACTCGCCGCCGACCGGCGCTTCCTGCGCCGGCTCGCCGTCGCCGTCGCCGACCTCGACGACTACCTCCACGGCGGCAGGTGGTACCAGACCCACGAGAACAACGGCGGCCTCCCCGCCGCCATCGCCTACTTCTCCCCCGAATTCGGCATCACCGCAGCCCTTCCCCAGTACTCCGGCGGACTCGGGATCCTGGCCGGCGACCACCTCAAGGCCGCCAGCGACCTCGGCGTCCCCATCGTCGGCGTCGGCCTGCTCTACCGGCACGGCTACTTCCGCCAGTCCCTCTCCCGCGACGGCTGGCAGCAGGAGCACTACCCGGTCCTCGACCCCCAGGAGCTGCCCCTCAGCCTGCTCCGCCAGGAGGACGGCACCCCCGCCCGCGTCACCCTCGCCCTCCCCGGCGGCCGGTCGTTGCACGCGCACATCTGGCAGGCCCGCGTCGGCCGCGTCCCGCTGCTCCTGCTCGACTCCGACGTCGAGGACAACGACGCCGGCGCCCGCGAGGTGACCGACCGCCTCTACGGCGGCGGCAGCGACCACCGCCTCCTCCAGGAGATGCTGCTCGGCATCGGCGGCGTCCGGGCCGTCCGCGCCTACTGCCGCATCACCGGCCACCCCGCCCCCGAGGTCTTCCACACCAACGAGGGACACGCCGGCTTCCTCGGCCTCGAACGCATAAGGGAACTGGAAGGGGAGCGCGGCCTCGGCTTCGAGGCCGCCGTCGAAGCCGTCCGCGCCGGGACCGTCTTCACCACCCACACCCCCGTCCCCGCCGGCATCGACCGCTTCGAGCGCTCCCTGGTCGCCCGCCACTTCGGCGACGGCGGCGAACTCGCCGGCCTGCCCGTCGACCGGATCCTGGAACTCGGCGCCGAGTCCTACCCCGGCGGCGACCCCGGGGTCTTCAACATGGCCGTCATGGGCCTGCGCCTCGCCCAGCGCGCCAACGGGGTCTCCACCCTCCACGGCGCGGTCAGCCGCGGCATGTTCGCCGGGCTCTGGCCGGGCTTCGACGCGGCCGACGTGCCCATCACCTCCGTGACCAACGGGGTGCACGCCCCGACCTGGGTCGCCCCCGAGGTGATGCGGCTCGGCACCCGTCAGATCGGCGCCGGGCGTACCGAGGACGCCCTCGCCGTCGGCGGCTCCACCCGCTGGGACGCCGTCGCGCAGATCGCCGACCAGGACGTGTGGGACGTACGGCGCTCCCTGCGCGAGCAACTCGTCCAGGAGGTGCGCGACCGGCTGCGCGCCTCCTGGAAGCAGCGCGGTGCCGCCGACGCCGAACTCGGCTGGGTGGACGGCGTCCTCGACCCGGACGTGCTCACCATCGGCTTCGCCCGCCGCGTCCCCTCGTACAAGCGGCTCACGCTGATGCTGCGCGACCCCGATCGGCTGCGCGCCCTGCTGCTGGACCCCGACCGCCCGGTGCAGATCGTCGTCGCGGGCAAGGCGCACCCGGCGGACGACGGCGGCAAGCGGCTCGTCCAGGAGCTGGTGCGCTTCTCGGACGACCCGCGCGTGCGCCACCGGATCGTCTTCCTGCCGGACTACGGCATGGCCATGGCGCAGAAGCTGTACCCGGGCTGCGACGTCTGGCTCAACAACCCGCTGCGGCCGCTGGAGGCCTGCGGGACCAGCGGGATGAAGGCCGCGCTCAACGGCTGCCTCAACCTGTCCGTCCTGGACGGCTGGTGGGACGAGTGGTTCGAGCCCGACTTCGGCTGGGCCATCCCCACCGCCGACGGCCTCGGCACGGACGAGGAGCGGCGCGACGACCTGGAGGCGGCCGCCCTCTACGAGCTGATCGAGAACCGGGTGGCCCCCCGCTTCTACGACCGGTCGGGCCGCAGCGGGCTGCCCGACCGGTGGATCGAGATGGTCCGGCGCACCCTGGTGTCCCTGGGCCCGAAGGTGCTCGCGGGGCGGATGGTACGGGAGTACGTGGAACGGATCTACGCCCCCGCCGCGCTCTCCCACCGCGCCCTGACCGCCGACGCGGCCCGGGACCTGGCCTGGTGGAAGGGCCGGATCCGGGCGGCCTGGCCGAGGGTCGCCGTCGAGCACGTGGAGGCCGTCGCCGCGACGCCGGTGGGCGGTACCGCCGAGCTGGGGGCCACCCTCACGCTGCGGGTGCGGGTGGCGCTGGACGCGCTCGCGCCGGAGGACGTGGAGGTGCAGGCCGTCGCGGGACGGGTGGACGCCCAGGACGTGATCAAGGACGGGCGGGCCTTCCCGCTCAAGCCCTCCGCCGGTCCCGACCTGGAGGGGCGCTGGGTGTACGAGGGCCCGCTCGCCCTCGACCGGACGGGGCCCTTCGGCTACACGGTACGGGTGCTGCCCACGCACCCGCTGCTGGCGACCCCGGCCGAACTGGGCCTGGTCGCGGGCCCGGTGGTGGACGCCGAACGGGCGGGCGGCGTCCTGCTGCGGTGA
- a CDS encoding Lrp/AsnC family transcriptional regulator, giving the protein MHPTLRAGNRPTELDAFDRLLAHALSIDGRAPFSRLAEVLEVSDQTVVRRYHRLRGNGLLRVVGLPVGSRVGLFESWLRVQCAPDAAVAVAEALARRPDIAWVSLNSGGTEIHCMTRARTREDRDALLLEKLPRTRRVTAISAHTVLRKYIGGPGVWAGLEGLRPDQVAALRPPPLAPEYGQARYTLDEAELALLGVLRRDGRAGYPELAKASGLSESTARRRLERLRERGAVFFDVEIIPEHLGFETDTSLLLTVPPARLAEVGAALAGHPEVPFAAAITGAANLLAVVLCRDTDALYTYLTERIGAVPGIGQVEVIPNLRTLKRAGMLVEDGRLVDPPPAP; this is encoded by the coding sequence ATGCATCCCACACTCCGGGCCGGAAACCGCCCCACCGAGCTGGACGCCTTCGACCGGCTCCTCGCGCACGCCCTGTCCATCGACGGGCGGGCGCCCTTCAGCCGGCTCGCGGAGGTGCTGGAGGTCTCCGACCAGACCGTGGTGCGGCGCTACCACCGGCTGCGCGGCAACGGCCTGCTGCGGGTCGTCGGACTGCCCGTCGGGAGCCGGGTCGGGCTGTTCGAGTCCTGGCTGCGCGTGCAGTGCGCACCCGACGCGGCGGTCGCGGTGGCCGAGGCGCTGGCCCGGCGGCCGGACATCGCGTGGGTGTCGCTGAACTCGGGCGGTACGGAGATCCACTGCATGACCCGGGCCCGGACCCGGGAGGACCGCGACGCCCTGCTCCTGGAGAAGCTGCCCCGCACCCGGCGGGTGACGGCCATCAGCGCGCACACCGTCCTGCGCAAGTACATCGGCGGCCCCGGGGTCTGGGCGGGGCTGGAGGGGCTGCGCCCGGACCAGGTGGCCGCCCTGCGCCCGCCGCCGCTCGCGCCGGAGTACGGGCAGGCACGCTACACCCTCGACGAGGCCGAGCTGGCACTGCTGGGGGTGCTGCGGCGGGACGGCCGGGCGGGCTACCCGGAACTGGCCAAGGCCTCGGGGCTGTCGGAGTCCACGGCCCGGCGCCGGCTGGAGCGGCTGCGGGAGCGCGGGGCGGTCTTCTTCGACGTGGAGATCATCCCCGAGCACCTGGGCTTCGAGACGGACACCTCCCTGCTGCTGACCGTGCCGCCGGCCCGGCTGGCGGAGGTGGGGGCCGCGCTGGCGGGCCATCCGGAGGTGCCGTTCGCGGCGGCCATCACCGGGGCGGCGAACCTGCTGGCCGTGGTGCTGTGCCGGGACACCGACGCGCTGTACACGTACCTGACCGAGCGGATCGGCGCGGTGCCGGGCATCGGGCAGGTGGAGGTGATCCCGAACCTGCGGACCCTCAAGCGGGCCGGGATGCTGGTCGAGGACGGCCGGCTGGTGGACCCGCCGCCCGCCCCCTGA
- a CDS encoding MFS transporter has translation MRKWLPLTAVCIGAFMLLVDVTIVTVALPDMAADMHTGFSGLQWVMDIYALALAALLLGSGSLADRIGRRRVYLGGLVLFAGASLVCGLADGPGALIAFRAVQGIGGAAMAATSMALLSASYQGRDRGIAFGVWGAVNGAAAAAGPIVGGLLTEHFGWRWIFFINLPLCALAVFVTLRAVAESRDPRAQGLDLPGMATFTVGAGALTYALIRAGEDGWTSPAALGLFALAAVAFAAFVLVELRGSRPMLDLSLFRSPAFAAVMTAGLLTSGAAFSYLMYVSLWLQSAEGMTPVGAGLALVPMSLAAFVVAAVAGRLLHGVSARLTIGGGLLLIGAGALLQAWMLDAGDSWPALVPGLALTGVGVGVSMPALAATAMGAVPPARAGMAGGVLNTSRQLGTALGIAVLGGVFHAGLRDGLAGRPASTADALASGGAGRLLASVPGARAWVDAAFASGLREAFVVSGALGLAGGLVVLLLIRRPTAPAAPSGAAVPAQAQRVSSPAGD, from the coding sequence ATGCGCAAATGGCTGCCGCTGACGGCGGTGTGCATCGGGGCGTTCATGCTCCTGGTCGACGTCACGATCGTGACCGTCGCCCTCCCGGACATGGCCGCCGACATGCACACAGGCTTCTCGGGGCTCCAGTGGGTGATGGACATCTACGCCCTCGCCCTCGCCGCCCTGCTGCTCGGCTCGGGCTCGCTCGCCGACCGGATCGGCCGCCGCCGGGTCTACCTCGGCGGGCTCGTGCTCTTCGCCGGCGCCTCCCTCGTCTGCGGCCTGGCCGACGGGCCGGGGGCGCTGATCGCGTTCCGTGCCGTCCAGGGCATCGGCGGCGCGGCGATGGCCGCCACGTCCATGGCCCTGCTCAGCGCCTCCTACCAGGGCCGCGACCGGGGGATCGCCTTCGGCGTCTGGGGCGCGGTCAACGGTGCCGCCGCGGCGGCCGGGCCGATCGTCGGCGGGCTGCTCACCGAGCACTTCGGCTGGCGCTGGATCTTCTTCATCAACCTGCCGCTGTGCGCCCTGGCGGTGTTCGTGACCCTCAGGGCGGTGGCGGAGTCCCGCGACCCGCGCGCCCAGGGGCTGGACCTGCCCGGCATGGCCACCTTCACCGTGGGGGCCGGGGCCCTGACGTACGCGCTGATCCGGGCCGGTGAGGACGGCTGGACCTCGCCCGCCGCCCTGGGGCTGTTCGCCCTGGCTGCGGTGGCGTTCGCCGCCTTCGTCCTCGTCGAGCTGCGCGGCTCCCGCCCGATGCTGGACCTCTCGCTCTTCCGCAGCCCGGCCTTCGCGGCGGTCATGACCGCGGGACTGCTGACTTCCGGGGCGGCGTTCTCGTACCTGATGTACGTCTCCCTGTGGCTGCAGTCCGCCGAGGGGATGACCCCGGTGGGCGCCGGTCTGGCGCTGGTGCCGATGAGCCTGGCGGCCTTCGTCGTCGCGGCGGTGGCCGGGCGGCTGCTGCACGGGGTCTCCGCACGGCTGACCATCGGCGGCGGACTGCTGCTGATCGGCGCGGGCGCGCTGCTCCAGGCCTGGATGCTGGACGCGGGCGACAGCTGGCCCGCGCTGGTGCCGGGGCTGGCGCTGACCGGGGTCGGCGTGGGCGTCTCGATGCCGGCGCTGGCGGCCACCGCCATGGGGGCGGTGCCGCCGGCCCGGGCGGGCATGGCCGGCGGTGTGCTGAACACCTCGCGGCAGCTGGGTACGGCCCTGGGCATCGCGGTGCTGGGCGGGGTGTTCCACGCCGGGCTGAGGGACGGGCTCGCCGGCCGGCCGGCGAGCACCGCCGACGCGCTGGCCTCCGGCGGGGCGGGGCGGCTGCTGGCCTCCGTGCCGGGGGCGCGGGCGTGGGTGGATGCGGCGTTCGCGAGCGGGCTGCGGGAGGCGTTCGTGGTCTCGGGGGCGCTGGGCCTGGCCGGAGGCCTGGTGGTCCTCCTCCTGATCCGCCGCCCGACGGCGCCCGCCGCCCCGTCCGGGGCGGCCGTCCCGGCCCAGGCGCAGCGCGTTTCCAGCCCCGCCGGCGACTGA